One Bombus huntii isolate Logan2020A chromosome 12, iyBomHunt1.1, whole genome shotgun sequence DNA segment encodes these proteins:
- the LOC126872210 gene encoding spliceosome-associated protein CWC27 homolog encodes MSNIYIQEPPTKGKVMMKTTVGDIDLELWAKETPKACRNFIQLCMEGYYDNTIFHRIIKGFIAQGGDPTGTGEGGESIYGQPFKDEFHTRLRFCRRGLIAMANAGKDDNGSQFFFTLGSTPELQNKHTIFGKVTGETIFNMLKLEEALVDEDDRPLYPPKIIKTQILKNPFPDIVPRIVSKKNEEINDSLKTKRTGIKNFNLLSFGEEAEEDEEESVILNKQFSSKGKSAHDHLTDPKLSAQPAIELAGPPNKKIKNDHSSDWESDVEEKTQEELEVIKKEKEAMKERIKNKLRDTKKNSKTENYKVDDDEDDKEIKEDKYYLGKDRDEERKRKAEEIRKQIRDFKRDVQNEKKAKEADQKLRQDQVEKEVKKTEIMKEYIETQEKYKEAKSKLPKKGKSREDFTMELLNKFKSKLQTAKETIRERSLSPSKKEDSKEDDFDPADESWMIHALHCEEKAPVLAKDASTKDDDWFEIYDPRNPLNKRRRGERSHKSNDDKNRQSDSRRK; translated from the exons ATgagtaatatttatatacaagaACCACCCACTAAGGGAAAA gTGATGATGAAAACTACTGTTGGTGACATTGATTTAGAGTTATGGGCAAAAGAGACTCCAAAAGCATgtagaaattttatacaattatgtATGGAAGGCTATTATGATAACACCATATTTCATAGAATCATTAAAGGATTTATAGCACAGGGTGGTGATCCAACAGGTACAGGAGAAGGTGGTGAAAGCATATATGGACAGCCATTTAAA GATGAATTTCACACAAGATTACGGTTTTGTCGAAGAGGTTTAATTGCTATGGCTAATGCTGGAAAAGATGACAACGGTTCTCAGTTCTTTTTTACTCTTGGTTCCACACCAGAGTTGCAAAATAAGCATACTATCTTTGGTAAGGTTACTGGAGAAACTATATTTAACATGCTTAAACTTGAAGAAGCGCTTGTAGATGAG gaTGATAGACCACTTTATCCTccaaaaattataaaaacacaAATATTGAAGAATCCATTTCCTGATATTGTACCAAGGATAGtatcaaagaaaaatgaagaaataaatgaTAGTTTAAAAACTAAAAGAACAGGAATAAA aaattttaatcttttatcCTTTGGTGAAGAAGCAGaggaagatgaagaagaaTCTGTCATACTTAATAAACAGTTTAGTAGTAAAGGCAAGTCTGCACATGATCACCTAACTGATCCAAAATTAAGTGCACAACCAGCTATTGAATTGGCTGGACCTccaaacaaaaaaataaaaaacgaccATAGTAGCGATTGGGAAAGCGATGTAGAAGAAAAAACTCAAGAGGAATTAGAagttataaaaaaagaaaagga agcaatgaaagaaagaataaaaaataaattaagagatacaaagaaaaattctaaaacagaaaattataAGGTAGATGATGATGAAGATGATAAAGAGATAAAGGAAGATAAATATTATCTTGGGAAGGACAGAGATGAAGAACGTAAAAGAAAagc ggaagaaattagaaaacaaatTCGGGATTTTAAACGTGATgttcaaaatgaaaagaaagcGAAAGAAGCAGATCAAAAACTAAGACAAGATCAGGTGGAAAAAGAAGTAAAGAAAACTGAGATTATGAAAGAATATATAGAAACTCAAGAGAAGTATAAAGAAGCAAAGTCGAAATTACCTAAAAAGGGGAAAAGTCGCGAGGACTTCACAATGGAGTTATTAAACAAGTTCAAATCTAAACTTCAAACTGCTAAGGAAACTATAAGAGAAAGATCGCTGAGTCCatcaaaaaaagaagataGCAAAGAGGATGATTTTGATCCAGCTGATGAGTCTTGGATGATACATGCATTACATTGTGAAGAAAAAGCACCTGTTCTTGCCAAAGATGCAAGTACAAAAGACGATGATTGGTTTGAAATTTATGATCCTCGAAATCCTCTTAATAAGCGACGAAGAGGAGAAAGATCACATAAATCAAATGATGATAAAAATAGGCAATCCGATTCTCGTcgcaaataa